Within Lactobacillus amylovorus DSM 20531, the genomic segment GGCCTGAAATCAAAGTTAATTCTTCAACTGCTTCGTCCAAGTTCTTGGCGTTTGAAACAGCGTCACCAACACCCATGTTTAAAACGATCTTGTCAATCTTAGGAATTTGCATTGATGAAGTGTAGTTGAACTTTTCTTCCAATGCAGGAGCTACTTTTTCTTTGTATTCTTCAGCTAAATAACTTGCCATTTGTGTCCTCCCTTCTACTTATCTTCTTTTTTACTAATTACTTTAACGTTTGATGCGTGAATTGAACCTTCTGATTCAACTACACCACCATTAGCGTTAACTTGTGAAGGCTTTTGGTGCTTCTTAATCTTGTTAACGCCCTTAACAACTACGCGGTTCTTCTTAACGTTAACAGAAAGAACAGTACCTTCTTTACCTTTATCTTTTCCGGCAATAACTTTTACCTTGTCACCAGTTTTAACGAACATCAGTGCACCTCACTATCAATTATAAGACTTCAGGAGCAAGAGAGACGATCTTCATAAAGTCGTGCTCACGTAACTCACGTGCAACTGGCC encodes:
- the rplX gene encoding 50S ribosomal protein L24; protein product: MFVKTGDKVKVIAGKDKGKEGTVLSVNVKKNRVVVKGVNKIKKHQKPSQVNANGGVVESEGSIHASNVKVISKKEDK